In Prunus dulcis chromosome 1, ALMONDv2, whole genome shotgun sequence, the following are encoded in one genomic region:
- the LOC117614107 gene encoding indole-3-acetic acid-amido synthetase GH3.17-like — protein sequence MLPRMIPSYNPNDNEYGLKLLEDLTTNAYEVQQQVLEEILTKNAQTEYLSAFLNGHYDRKDFKKKVPVVNYEDVKPYIERIANGEPSDIISAQKITELLTSSGTSGGQPKMMPSTVEDLDRKTFFYNLLVPVMNKYVDGLDQGKGMYLLFIKPEISTPSGLVARPVLTSYYKSSNFRNRPFNRYNIYTSPDEIILCSDSKQSMYCQLLCGLVQRDEVMRVGAVFASAFLRAIKFLEDHWKELCSNIGSGHVSDWITDPSCRNAVSLVLSKPNPDLANLIEHEFNNKSWEGIVKRLWPRTKYIEVIVTGSMAQYIPTLEFYSGGLPLISTMYASSECYFGINFNPRSKPHDVAYTLLPNMAYFEFLPVEKHHEEVALCNGVSDQSCTKEEEKENLETVDLVDVKLGHYYELVVTTFTGLYRYRVGDILMVTGFHNKAPQFRFMHRRNVVLSIDTDKTNEEDLLNAVTQAKLLLDPLGFLLIEYTSYADTSSIPGHYVLFWELKTKEKNDLIELDTNIMEQCCSTVEESLDSVYRRCRRKDNSIGPLEIRIVKHGAFDALMDFSVSQGSSVNQYKTPRCIKSEEAIKILDSRVVGRFFSKSTPLWEPFRMETK from the exons ATGTTGCCAAGGATGATTCCCAGCTATAATCCAAATGAcaatgaatatggtttgaagcTGTTGGAGGACCTGACAACAAATGCATATGAAGTACAGCAACAGGTGTTAGAAGAGATACTTACAAAAAATGCACAGACAGAATATCTCAGTGCCTTTCTCAATGGCCACTATGACAGGAAAGATTTCAAGAAGAAAGTTCCTGTTGTGAATTATGAAGATGTCAAGCCTTACATAGAGCGAATTGCGAATGGAGAGCCATCAGATATCATCTCAGCTCAAAAAATCACTGAGCTCCTCACAAG CTCTGGAACTTCAGGAGGGCAGCCTAAGATGATGCCTTCAACTGTTGAAGACTTGGACAGAAAGACATTCTTTTATAATCTCCTTGTGCCTGTGATGAACAA GTATGTGGATGGCTTGGACCAAGGAAAAGGAATGTACCTCTTGTTTATCAAACCAGAAATTAGTACTCCTTCTGGGTTGGTGGCAAGGCCTGTCCTAACCAGCTACTACAAGAGCAGTAACTTCCGAAACCGTCCTTTCAACCGGTACAACATCTACACAAGCCCAGATGAGATCATCTTGTGCTCAGACAGCAAGCAGAGCATGTACTGCCAGTTACTCTGTGGTTTAGTTCAGAGGGATGAAGTCATGAGGGTTGGTGCGGTTTTCGCATCTGCTTTCCTAAGGGCTATTAAATTCTTAGAGGACCACTGGAAGGAGTTGTGCTCTAACATAGGATCAGGTCATGTCAGTGATTGGATCACTGACCCCAGTTGCAGAAATGCTGTGTCCTTAGTTCTTAGCAAACCAAATCCAGatttggccaatttgattgaGCATGAGTTTAATAACAAGTCATGGGAAGGTATAGTCAAGAGGCTTTGGCCTAGAACAAAGTACATTGAGGTTATAGTCACAGGGTCTATGGCTCAATATATCCCAACTCTTGAATTCTATTCTGGTGGACTGCCTTTGATTTCAACAATGTATGCTTCCTCTGAATGCTATTTTGGGATCAATTTCAACCCACGAAGCAAGCCACATGATGTTGCTTACACCCTCCTTCCTAACATGGCCTACTTTGAGTTCCTACCTGTGGAGAAACACCATGAAGAGGTAGCCCTTTGCAATGGTGTTTCTGATCAAAGTTGCACAAAGGaggaggaaaaggaaaatctAGAAACAGTTGATCTAGTGGATGTGAAGCTTGGTCACTATTACGAACTTGTCGTCACAACTTTCACAG GCCTATACAGGTACAGAGTTGGTGACATTCTAATGGTGACTGGTTTCCACAACAAAGCTCCTCAGTTCAGATTTATGCACAGGAGAAATGTGGTTTTAAGCATTGACACTGACAAAACCAATGAAGAAGACCTTTTAAATGCAGTGACACAAGCAAAGCTCCTCCTGGATCCCCTTGGCTTCCTCCTGATCGAATACACAAGCTACGCAGACACTTCCTCAATCCCGGGCCATTATGTACTGTTTTGGGAGCttaaaaccaaagaaaaaaatgaccTCATAGAGCTTGACACTAATATAATGGAGCAATGCTGCTCAACAGTGGAAGAATCACTGGACTCTGTGTATAGGAGGTGCAGGAGAAAGGACAATTCAATTGGGCCACTAGAGATAAGAATTGTGAAGCATGGAGCTTTTGATGCACTCATGGATTTTTCTGTGTCTCAGGGCTCTTCTGTTAACCAATACAAGACACCCAGGTGCATTAAATCTGAGGAAGCCATTAAGATTTTGGATTCGAGGGTGGTGGGAAGATTTTTCAGTAAATCAACTCCTCTCTGGGAGCCATTTAGAATGGAGACTAAataa
- the LOC117629475 gene encoding uncharacterized protein LOC117629475, which translates to MMPPELQPRFFRPYITTSASTSSLSNGSPNPSLSHSPSDSVFNNGGGGASRSLKNSRFSPSTFAHNARIAVALVPCAAFLIDLGGTPVIATLTLGLMVSYIVDALNFKSGAFFGVWFSLVFSQIAFFFSSSLRATFSSFPLAALAAFLCAETNFLIGVWVSLQFKWIQIENPSIVLALERLLFACLPFAASSLFTWATISAVGMANASYYLMSFSCLFYYLYSIPRISSFKTKQDLKYHGGEVPDENLILTPLESCIHTLYVLFFPLLFHIASHYSIVFSSAAAVSDLFLLFFIPFLFQLYASTRGALWWVTKNPNQLRGIQVMNGAVALIVVVICLEIRVVFHSFGRYIQVPPPLNYLLVTTTMLGGAAGAGAYALGMISDAFSSMAFTALAVVVSVAGAIVVGFPVLFLPLPSIAGFYLARFFTKKSVSSYFAFVVLGSLVVTWFVVHNFWDLNIWMAGMSLKSFCKLVIVNVVLAMSIPGLALLPSKLHFLIEIGLIGHALLVMHIENRFFNYSGIYYYGFEDDVMYPSYMVIVTTFVGLALVKRLSVDRRIGAKAVWILTCLYSAKLAMLLISSKSVVWVSAILLLAVTPPLLLYKDKSRTASKMKPWQGYAHAGVVTLSVWFCRETIFEALQWWNGRPPSDGLLLGFCIVLTGLACVPIVALHFSHVLSAKRCLVLVVATGLLFILLQPPIPVSWTYRSDLIKAARQTADDISIYGFVAQKSMWPSWLLIVAILLTLAAVTSVIPIKYMVELRVFYSIAMGIALGIYISSEYFLQTAFLHVLIVVTMICASVFVVFTHFPSASSTKLLPWVFALLVALFPVTYLLEGQVRIKMILGDNGFGDMGEEEKKLTTLFAVEGARTSLLGLYAAIFMLIALEIKFELASLMREKATERTGIRHSQSGQSTSTSFASRMRFMQQRRASTVASFTIKRMSAEGAWMPAVGNVATVMCFAICLILNVNLTGGSNRAIFFLAPILLLLNQDADFVAGFGDKQRYFPVAIVITGYLVLTALYGIWEDIWHGNAGWGLEIGGPDWFFAVKNLALLVLTFPSHILFNKFVWTCTKQTDSMPLITMPLNLPSIIITDVLKIRILGLLGIIYSLAQYLISRQQYISGLKYI; encoded by the exons ATGATGCCGCCGGAGCTGCAACCGCGGTTCTTCCGTCCGTACATCACCACTTCGGCGAGCACTTCCTCCTTGAGCAATGGCTCCCCAAACCCTAGCCTTAGCCACAGCCCCAGCGACTCAGTCTTCAACAATGGCGGAGGCGGTGCTTCTAGATCTCTCAAGAACTCTCGGTTCTCGCCCTCCACATTCGCCCATAACGCCCGAATCGCCGTCGCCCTCGTCCCCTGCGCCGCCTTCCTCATCGACCTCGGCGGCACGCCGGTGATCGCAACCCTAACCCTAGGCCTCATGGTCTCCTACATCGTCGACGCCCTTAACTTCAAGTCCGGTGCCTTCTTCGGCGTCTGGTTCTCCCTCGTATTCTCCCAGATTGCCTTCTTCTTCAGCTCCTCCCTCCGCGCCACCTTCTCCTCTTTTCCCCTCGCGGCCCTCGCTGCCTTCCTCTGCGCCGAGACCAATTTCCTCATCGGCGTCTGGGTCTCGCTCCAGTTCAAGTGGATTCAAATCGAGAACCCTTCGATCGTTCTCGCGCTCGAACGCCTCCTCTTCGCTTGCCTCCCCTTCGCCGCCTCCTCCCTGTTCACCTGGGCCACCATCTCCGCCGTCGGTATGGCCAACGCTTCGTACTACCTCATGTCCTTCTCTTGCCTCTTCTATTACCTCTACTCAATTCCTCGCATCTCTTCTTTCAAAACCAAGCAAGACCTCAAGTACCATGGCGGTGAGGTCCCTGATGAAAACCTCATCCTCACCCCACTGGAGAGCTGCATCCACACTCTTTATGTCCTCTTCTTCCCTCTCCTCTTCCACATCGCCTCTCACTACTCCATTGTATTCTCATCCGCGGCAGCAGTCTCTGATctatttctccttttcttcattcctttccttttccagcTCTACGCCTCAACCCGGGGCGCGCTCTGGTGGGTCACTAAGAATCCGAACCAGCTGCGCGGCATTCAGGTGATGAACGGTGCCGTTGCTTTGATTGTTGTGGTGATATGTTTGGAGATTAGAGTTGTTTTCCATTCGTTTGGGCGGTACATTCAGGTGCCTCCGCCGTTGAATTACCTTTTGGTGACAACTACGATGCTCGGAGGTGCAGCTGGAGCTGGCGCTTATGCGTTGGGTATGATATCTGATGCTTTCAGCTCCATGGCTTTCACTGCTTTGGCTGTTGTAGTTAGTGTTGCTGGAGCTATCGTTGTTGGGTTTCCTGTTTTG TTCCTTCCGCTGCCTTCGATTGCCGGCTTCTATTTGGCTCGGTTTTTCACAAAGAAGAGTGTTTCATcatattttgcttttgttgtgcTTGGGAGCTTGGTGGTCACATGGTTTGTAGTTCATAATTTCTGGGATCTAAATATTTGGATGGCAGGCATGTCCCTGAAATCCTTCTGCAAACTCGTAATTGTGAATGTTGTCTTGGCCATGTCTATTCCTGGTCTAGCCCTACTTCCTTCAAAACTTCACTTTTTGATAGAGATTGGGTTGATCGGCCATGCATTGCttgttatgcacattgagaatcGGTTTTTCAATTACTCTGGCATATACTATTATGGGTTTGAGGATGATGTAATGTACCCAAGCTACATGGTTATAGTGACAACATTTGTGGGTTTAGCTTTGGTGAAAAGACTATCTGTGGATCGTCGAATTGGTGCAAAGGCAGTATGGATTCTGACGTGTTTGTATTCAGCTAAGCTGGCTATGCTTCTTATTTCATCAAAGTCTGTCGTTTGGGTGTCAGCTATTCTATTATTGGCTGTAACGCCACCGTTGCTTCTTTACAA GGATAAGTCAAGAACAGCCTCAAAGATGAAACCTTGGCAAGGTTATGCACATGCAGGTGTGGTTACCTTATCAGTCTGGTTTTGCCGTGAAACAATCTTTGAAGCCCTCCAGTGGTGGAATGGAAGACCCCCATCTGATGGCTTACTCCTAGGTTTCTGTATTGTTTTGACGGGCTTGGCTTGTGTACCCATTGTGGCTCTCCACTTCTCTCATGTCTTG TCTGCCAAGAGATGCCTAGTGCTGGTGGTGGCAACTGGGTTGCTGTTTATCCTTCTGCAACCACCGATCCCAGTATCATGGACATACCGGTCTGACCTAATTAAAGCTGCTCGGCAGACTGCTGATGACATCTCCATATATGGCTTTGTGGCACAAAAGTCTATGTGGCCATCATGGCTTCTTATTGTGGCAATCCTGCTTACTCTAGCAGCTGTTACATCTGTCATACCCATTAAATACATGGTTGAGTTGAGAGTGTTTTATTCCATAGCTATGGGTATTGCTCTAGGTATCTACATATCTTCTGAGTACTTCCTTCAGACAGCTTTCCTACATGTTCTCATTGTTGTCACCATGATCTGTGCTTCTGTGTTTGTGGTTTTCACCCATTTTCCATCTGCCTCAAGTACAAAGCTGCTTCCTTGGGTGTTTGCTTTACTGGTAGCTCTCTTCCCTGTGACATATCTTTTGGAGGGCCAAGTGAGAATTAAAATGATCCTGGGAGATAATGGATTTGGAGATatgggagaagaagaaaagaagctCACAACTCTATTTGCTGTTGAGGGGGCAAGGACATCTCTTCTCGGTCTTTATGCTGCAATTTTTATGCTGATAGCTCTGGAGATAAAGTTTGAACTTGCCTCATTAATGAGGGAAAAGGCTACTGAAAGGACTGGAATCAGGCATAGTCAATCTGGTCAAAGCACCTCGACTAGCTTTGCTTCAAGAATGAGATTTATGCAACAGCGTAGGGCTTCTACTGTCGCATCCTTCACAATCAAGAGAATGTCTGCTGAGGGAGCCTGGATGCCAGCAGTTGGTAATGTTGCTACTGTGATGTGCTTTGCAATATGCCTCATCTTGAATGTCAATCTCACAGGTGGCTCAAATCGTGCAATATTCTTCCTGGCACCAATTTTGCTGCTTCTCAACCAAGACGCTGATTTTGTTGCTGGATTTGGGGACAAGCAAAGGTATTTCCCTGTTGCAATAGTGATAACGGGCTACCTAGTTCTGACTGCCCTCTATGGCATATGGGAAGACATCTGGCATGGCAACGCAGGTTGGGGCTTGGAAATTGGTGGTCCGGATTGGTTCTTTGCTGTCAAGAATTTGGCCCTCCTCGTTCTTACATTCCCCAGCCATATCCTTTTCAACAAGTTTGTGTGGACTTGCACAAAGCAGACGGACTCAATGCCCTTGATAACCATGCCCCTTAATCTGCCATCTATCATAATAACAGACGTGCTGAAGATTAGGATATTAGGGCTCTTAGGAATTATTTATTCCCTGGCCCAGTATCTAATATCTAGACAGCAGTACATCTCAGGATTAAAGTATATTTAG
- the LOC117629516 gene encoding uncharacterized protein At4g14100-like: MASSVAKAITTTSSVAILLLILLTASLCNSTISDEDPSPTSWPHQFHSILVMNYTGTLQLIDLWYDWPNGRNFNIIQHQLGSVLYDLEWNNGTSFFYTLDSARECRTVQIEVGILRPDWLDGAKYLGRRHVDGFLCDVWEKADFISYYEDVATKRPVHWVFYTGREAHVMTFEVGAVLEDAKWQAPVYCFDKNTETHPQPEPEAEFSITGGGASSMVGFLRGSNQLGFNM, encoded by the exons ATGGCTTCTTCAGTGGCCAaagccatcaccaccacctcctccgtcgcaatcctcctcctcatcctcctcACTGCCTCTCTTTGCAACTCAACGATTTCAGACGAAGACCCATCGCCAACCTCATGGCCCCACCAATTCCACTCCATTTTGGTGATGAACTACACCGGAACCCTCCAGCTGATCGACCTCTGGTACGACTGGCCCAACGGTCGAAACTTCAACATCATCCAGCACCAGCTGGGTTCTGTTCTCTACGACCTCGAGTGGAACAATGGAACCTCCTTCTTCTACACATTGGACTCCGCCAGAGAGTGCAGAACCGTCCAGATAGAAGTGGGTATTCTCCGACCCGACTGGCTGGACGGAGCCAAGTATCTGGGTCGCCGACACGTGGATGGGTTCCTTTGCGATGTTTGGGAGAAGGCCGACTTCATTTCGTATTATGAGGATGTTGCTACCAAGAGGCCTGTCCATTGGGTCTTTTACACAG GGAGGGAGGCGCATGTGATGACATTTGAGGTTGGGGCAGTGCTTGAGGATGCCAAATGGCAAGCCCCTGTATACTGCTTTGATAAGAACACTGAAACTCACCCACAACCAGAACCAGAAGCAGAGTTTTCCATCACTGGTGGTGGTGCTTCTTCAATGGTTGGATTTCTCAGAGGTTCAAATCAATTGGGATTCAATATGTAA
- the LOC117629526 gene encoding E3 ubiquitin-protein ligase At3g02290-like has product MGALCCCPCSEDFEEYALPSNSVYRHCTCLRYFFHQLFSGYSAPFQRLDGRPPSSPLPGATLVSSGVGTTLPNNSLNDTQLSVSRPSPFDADQRYSRLQRDGLVSRRDKSMTHLQEDAQQLRRGSSGTESLGFGKKWNGDDNEEDCKFSQSETSEKVLATKLAYGLTFVQPSSEDEDVCPTCLDEYTTENPKITTRCSHHFHLGCIYEWLERSESCPICGKEMEFCESP; this is encoded by the exons ATGGGTGCTCTTTGCTGCTGTCCTTGTAGTGAGGACTTTGAAGAATATGCTCTTCCAAGCAATTCAGTATATAGGCATTGCACATGCCTAAGATACTTCTTCCATCAGTTATTCAGTGGGTATAGTGCACCGTTTCAAAGGCTTGATGGACGGCCACCTTCATCACCTCTCCCAGGAGCTACTTTGGTATCATCCGGAGTAGGCACAACACTCCCGAATAATTCCTTGAATGATACTCAGCTCTCAGTGTCCAGGCCATCACCCTTTGATGCTGATCAAAGATACTCGCGTTTGCAGCGTGATGGATTGGTCTCTAGGCGCGATAAGTCAATGACTCATTTGCAAGAAGATGCGCAACAACTGAGAAGAGGTAGTTCTGGCACAGAGTCCCTGGGTTTTGGGAAGAAATGGAATGGAGATGATAATGAAGAAGATTGTAAGTTTAGCCAATCTGAGACCTCGGAAAAGGTTTTGGCAACAAAACTGGCATATGGACTAACTTTCGTGCAACCCTCATCGGAAGATGAAGATGTTTGCCCTACATGCCTGGATG AATACACTACAGAAAATCCTAAAATCACAACAAGATGTTCTCACCATTTTCACCTTGGCTGTATTTATGAATGGTTGGAAAGAAGCGAGAGCTGTCCAATTTGTGGCAAG GAAATGGAGTTCTGTGAAAGCCCTTAA
- the LOC117629496 gene encoding protein NRT1/ PTR FAMILY 6.1, giving the protein MGTREIKSPEGGLVTPASLDGNSDSNQRKKLGLYFIESDDRRTAFGRGYTGGTTPVNIHGKPIADLSKTGGWIAAFFIFGNEMAERMAYFGLSVNMVAFMIYVMHRPFSSSSNAVNNFLGISQASSVLGGFLADAYLGRYRTIAIFTTIYLAGLTGITLCASMDILAPKQDHCDQLALLLGECEPAKPWQMMYLYTVLYITGFGAAGIRPCVSSFGADQFDERSKDYKSHLDRFFNFFYLSVTTGAIVAFTAVVYIQIKLGWGFAFGSLALAMGISNLVFFVGTPLYRHRLPGGSPLTRVAQVLVAAYRKRNAPFSSSELIGLYEVPGKQSAIKGSGKIAHTNDFRCLDKAALQLKEDGVDPSPWRLCTVTQVEEVKILLKLIPIPACTIMLSAVLTEYLTLSVQQAYTLNTHMGQLKLPVTCMPVFPGLSIFLILSLYYSTFVPLSRRITGHPHGASQLQRVGIGLAVSILSVAWAAIFERYRRNYAIEHGYEGSFLSAMSDFSAFWLLIQYCLIGIAEVFCVVGLLEFLYEEAPDAMKSIGSAYAALAGGLGCFAASILNSIIKSVTGSSEKPSWLSQNINTGRFDYFYWLLTVLSVINFCVFLYCAHRYKYRTEQGVKMEKQILANIKEQSLSG; this is encoded by the exons ATGGGAACCAGAGAAATTAAGTCACCTGAAGGAGGGCTAGTGACACCAGCTAGTTTAGATGGAAATTCTGACTCAAATCAGAGAAAGAAGCTTGGACTCTACTTCATTGAATCCGATGACAGACGGACGGCTTTCGGACGGGGTTATACTGGAGGAACTACACCAGTTAATATCCATGGCAAACCTATTGCTGATCTTTCAAAAACGGGTGGTTGGATTGCTGCCTTCTTCATATTCG GAAATGAAATGGCAGAGAGAATGGCTTATTTCGGTCTCTCAGTTAACATGGTGGCCTTCATGATCTATGTTATGCATAGGCCCTTCAGCAGTTCATCAAATGCGGTTAACAATTTCCTTGGAATATCACAAGCTTCCTCTGTCCTTGGTGGGTTTCTGGCTGATGCATATCTTGGCCGATATCGGACAATAGCAATCTTCACAACCATATACCTTGCG GGCTTGACAGGAATAACCTTATGTGCTTCAATGGacattttggcgccaaaacaAGACCATTGTGATCAGCTGGCCCTCCTTTTGGGCGAGTGTGAGCCTGCAAAACCATGGCAGATGATGTACCTCTACACTGTTCTCTACATAACTGGATTTGGAGCTGCTGGTATAAGGCCATGCGTTTCTTCTTTTGGGGCAGACCAGTTTGATGAAAGAAGTAAAGATTATAAGTCTCACCTGGATAGgtttttcaacttcttttaCCTTTCTGTCACCACTGGGGCAATTGTGGCCTTTACTGCGGTAGTCTATATCCAAATCAAACTTGGTTGGGGATTTGCCTTTGGGTCACTGGCATTAGCTATGGGCATATCAAACTTGGTATTCTTTGTTGGTACCCCTCTATACAGGCATAGACTTCCAGGAGGCAGCCCTCTAACGCGCGTTGCTCAAGTTTTGGTGGCTGCATACAGGAAAAGGAACGCGCCTTTTTCTAGCAGTGAGTTGATAGGCTTGTATGAGGTTCCTGGAAAACAATCTGCTATAAAGGGCAGTGGAAAGATAGCTCACACCAACGATTTTAG ATGTTTGGACAAAGCAGCTCTGCAGTTGAAGGAGGATGGTGTAGACCCAAGTCCTTGGAGGCTTTGCACTGTGACTCAAGTAGAGGAAGTCAAGATCCTTTTGAAACTTATTCCAATACCAGCTTGCACAATAATGCTGAGTGCAGTCTTGACAGAGTATCTGACTCTCTCAGTCCAGCAGGCATACACTTTAAACACCCATATGGGTCAACTTAAACTCCCAGTAACATGCATGCCAGTGTTTCCTGGCCTCAGCATATTTCTTATACTGTCCCTTTATTACTCTACATTTGTCCCGCTGTCCCGGCGCATCACCGGTCACCCTCATGGAGCTTCTCAGCTTCAGAGAGTGGGCATAGGCTTGGCAGTCTCAATCCTATCTGTGGCATGGGCTGCAATTTTCGAAAGGTACCGAAGAAATTATGCAATAGAGCATGGATATGAGGGTAGTTTCTTAAGTGCAATGTCAGACTTCAGTGCATTCTGGTTGTTGATCCAATATTGCCTCATTGGCATAGCTGAAGTGTTTTGCGTAGTGGGGCTGCTAGAATTTCTATATGAAGAAGCCCCAGATGCCATGAAAAGTATAGGCTCCGCTTACGCTGCTCTAGCCGGGGGTTTAGGTTGCTTCGCAGCCAGTATATTGAACAGCATCATCAAATCTGTCACAGGAAGCTCAGAGAAGCCATCTTGGCTGTCCCAGAACATTAACACTGGCagatttgattatttttacTGGCTGCTCACAGTTTTGAGTGTCATCAATTTCTGCGTTTTTCTATATTGCGCACATAGGTACAAGTACAGGACAGAGCAGGGGGTTAAGATGGAGAAGCAGATTCTAGCCAACATAAAAGAACAATCCCTCAGTGGATAG
- the LOC117616085 gene encoding uncharacterized protein LOC117616085 — protein sequence MIYPETPVLRAEDVEKLVNDRLQAFQLKGSTEEALHKEIDRVDCLPFADKVERAPPPKRFTTPSITPFKGDSEPEIQDWFHTLPSASIGNFKELALIFTKEYTSYKTVRKHADHLFNLRKKPDESLRDYLRRFKAEKANIIGCNDQVASSAFKKGLPTEYELYRELAITPSQTLAEVFATAERYALWDDDRIAAKKASKHVDHPTKQASQKSNQFEQRARDKRRSRPREGSSEIGTFTEFAIPIHQILAQVKDKPWVRRPPPMKGDPSKRDTSKSCAFHGEHGHYTNNCNAWKRHLEELVREGHCTEFVAKRAIQQIEDRDAAAKEPPQKVIRINTILADSRESGLTTKERKRKIAQIEQAEIERIHVDEGSAANILQLSVIQQMGLEPKISKLARSLTGFNGATSITVGTIDLDVHAPPVLCSQTFMVINEISPYNGILGRPWISKIEAITSALHQKIRYPIPGGGIGQINSDQAMARRCTAQGLKKSKQLQFTPVMQAANKARSVPSKQASSSEKGAVTPQ from the exons ATGATTTACCCTGAGACTCCAGTCCTGCGAGCAGAGGACGTCGAGAAGCTAGTGAATGACCGACTCCAAGCTTTCCAACTTAAAGGAAGCACAGAAGAAGCCTTGCACAAGGAAATTGATCGAGTTGACTGCTTGCCCTTTGCCGACAAAGTGGAACGAGCTCCTCCACCGAAGCGGTTCACGACGCCATCCATCACTCCattcaagggagactctgaGCCTGAGA TTCAAGACTGGTTCCACACTCTACCGTCCGCGTCGATAGGAAACTTCAAGGAGTTGGCCCTCATCTTCACAAAGGagtacacctcctacaagacGGTCAGAAAGCATGCGGACCATCTATTCAACCTGCGCAAGAAGCCAGATGAGTCTCTACGAGACTACCTAAGACGGTTTAAGGCTGAAAAGGCTAACATCATAGGATGCAATGACCAAGTTGCATCCTCAGCTTTCAAGAAGGGCTTGCCAACCGAGTACGAGTTATACCGGGAGCTGGCCATAACACCAAGTCAAACCTTGGCAGAAGTGTTCGCGACGGCAGAACGCTACGCACTTTGGGACGATGATCGAATCGCCGCAAAGAAAGCTAGCAAGCACGTTGATCACCCGACGAAGCAGGCAAGCCAAAAGAGCAACCAGTTCGAGCAAAGAGCCCGAGATAAGCGCAGATCGCGGCCCCGAGAGGGAAGCTCAGAAATAGGGACCTTCACTGAGTTCGCTATCCCAATTCATCAGATCCTGGCTCAAGTGAAGGACAAGCCGTGGGTGAGGAGACCGCCACCCATGAAGGGAGACCCCTCTAAGAGGGACACCAGTAAATCCTGCGCATTCCACGGGGAGCACGGACATTACACCAACAACTGCAATGCTTGGAAAAGGCATCTTGAGGAGCTGGTCAGAGAAGGTCATTGCACAGAATTCGTTGCAAAGAGGGCCATTCAGCAGATCGAGGATCGTGATGCGGCTGCCAAGGAACCTCCCCAAAAGGTCATTCGAATCAACACCATTCTAGCTGACTCCCGGGAGTCCGGGCTGACTACCAAGGAGCGCAAGAGGAAGATCGCGCAG ATTGAACAAGCTGAGATCGAGCGAATTCATGTGGATGAGGGCAGCGCAGCTAACATCCTGCAACTATCTGTCATCCAACAGATGGGATTGGAGCCCAAGATTAGCAAACTTGCCAGGTCGCTTACCGGCTTCAATGGGGCCACATCAATCACTGTTGGAACGATCGACCTTGACGTCCACGCACCCCCAGTGCTCTGCTCGCAAACCTTCATGGTCATCAACGAGATCTCCCCCTACAATGGAATCTTGGGCCGACCGTGGATCAGCAAGATCGAGGCCATCACATCTGCTCTACACCAGAAGATTCGATATCCCATCCCTGGAGGCGGAATCGGGCAGATCAATAGTGACCAAGCCATGGCAAGAAGATGCACAGCCCAAGGGCTCAAGAAGAGCAAGCAGTTGCAGTTCACACCAGTAATGCAAGCTGCTAACAAAGCACGGAGCGTTCCCAGCAAACAAGCAAGCTCGAGCGAGAAGGGAGCTGTTACCCCACAATAG